Proteins encoded in a region of the Zea mays cultivar B73 chromosome 2, Zm-B73-REFERENCE-NAM-5.0, whole genome shotgun sequence genome:
- the LOC103645964 gene encoding 26S proteasome non-ATPase regulatory subunit 1 homolog A — protein sequence MAAVATVSSASGLLAMLQEPAPELKLHALDSLNSVVHLFWPEISTSVPTIESLYEDEEFEQRQLAALVVSKVFYYLGELNDSLSYALGAGSLFDVSDDSDYAHALLAKALDEYASIKTRASKAAKEEENIDPRLEAIVERMLEKCILDGKYQQAMGMAVECRRLDKLEEAIVRCDNIHGALSYCINLSHQYVNHREYRFEVLRCIVKIYQTLPNPDYQSICQCLMFLGEPETVASILDTLLSGNKDDALLAYQTAFDLVENENQAFLLNVRNRLASPTPVPSNPDSEPAVQDDQTASTVGTGTEAAGDVQMRDDTAPNGNAHTVDPNEVAHADRLQKIKGILSGETSIQLTLQFLYSHNRSDLLILKTIKQAVEMRNSVCHSSTICANAIMHAGTTVDTFLRENLEWLSRATNWAKFSATAGLGVIHRGHLQQGRALMAPYLPQSGAVGGGSPYSEGGALYALGLIHANHGEGIKQFLRESLRNTSAEVIQHGACLGLGLAALGTSDEEIYEDIKNVLYTDSAVAGEAAGIGMGLLMVGTASEKASEMLAYAHDTQHEKIIRGLSLGIALTVYGREEEADTLIEQMTRDQDPILRYGGMYALALAYRGTANNKAIHQLLHFAVSDVSDDVRRTAVMALGFVLYNEPEQTPRIVSLLSESYNPHVRYGAALAVGISCAGSGLSDAISLLEPLTSDVVDFVRQGALIAMAMVMIQTNESFDSRVGAFRRQLEKIILDKHEDTMSKMGAILASGVLDAGGRNVTIKLLSRNKHDKLTAVIGLAVFSQFWYWYPLLYFISLAFSPTAFIGLNSDLKVPKFEFLSHAKPSLFEYPKPTTQQTTTSTVKLPTAILSTYAKAKSRAKKDAESKANQEKATEEASGSTSSKAAKAQEKDADVMQVDNATEKKAPEPEATYQLLTNPARVIPAQEKFIKFLENSRYVPVKPAPSGFILLRDLQPTEAEDLALTDAPTAVGGSTGNTATAASQQGSGSSAMAVDDEPQPPQPFEYSS from the exons ATGGCGGCGGTGGCCACGGTGAGCTCTGCCAGTGGGCTCCTTGCTATGCTGCAGGAGCCGGCGCCGGAGCTGAAGCTGCACGCACTCGACAGTCTCAACTCCGTCGTCCACCTCTTCTGGCCCGAGATCTCCACCAGTGTTCCCACCAT CGAGAGCCTGTATGAAGATGAAGAGTTTGAGCAGAGGCAGCTTGCAGCACTTGTTGTTTCTAAG GTATTTTACTACCTGGGCGAGTTAAATGATTCACTGTCATATGCACTTGGTGCTGGGTCCCTATTTGATGTTTCCGATGATTCAGACTATGCCCATGCTCTTTTAG CCAAAGCATTAGATGAATATGCCAGTATCAAGACCAGAGCCTCTAAAGCTGCAAAGGAGGAAGAGAACATTGATCCTCGATTAGAGGCCATAGTGGAGAGGATGCTTGAAAA GTGTATTCTTGATGGGAAATATCAACAGGCCATGGGTATGGCTGTTGAATGCAGAAGGTTGGATAAGCTGGAGGAAGCAATTGTTCGGTGTGATAATATTCATGGGGCTCTATCGTATTGCATCAATCTTTCTCATCAATATGTTAATCACCGTGAATATCGCTTTGAG GTTCTCCGTTGTATTGTTAAAATATACCAAACTTTGCCAAACCCAGATTATCAGAGCATTTGCCAGTGTCTTATGTTTTTGGGTGAGCCAGAAACTGTTGCAAGCATATTGGACACGCTGCTTTCTGGAAACAAG GATGATGCTCTACTTGCATATCAAACTGCCTTCGATCTTGTTGAGAATGAAAACCAAGCTTTTCTTTTGAATGTGAGGAATCGTTTGGCCTCACCGACTCCTGTGCCATCCAACCCTGACAGCGAGCCAGCTGTGCAAGATGATCAAACTGCCAGCACTGTGGGTACAGGCACAGAAGCAGCTGGAGATGTTCAGATGAGAGATGATACAGCACCAAATGGAAATGCTCACACTGTGGATCCAAATGAGGTAGCACATGCTGACCGGCTTCAAAAAATTAAAGGAATACTGTCAGGGGAGACTTCTATTCAGCTGACATTGCAATTTCTATATAGCCACAACAG ATCTGATCTTTTAATTCTGAAGACAATAAAGCAAGCTGTGGAAATGAGGAATAGTGTTTGTCACAGTTCAACAATATGTGCCAATGCAATCATGCATGCGGGAACTACTGTAGATACCTTTCTAAGAGAGAACCTG GAGTGGTTAAGCAGGGCAACCAATTGGGCAAAATTCAGTGCAACTGCTGGACTAGGTGTCATTCATAGAGGTCACCTTCAACAAGGCCGGGCTTTGATGGCCCCCTACCTACCTCAAAGTGGTGCAGTTGGCGGTGGCAGTCCATATTCAGAAGGTGGTGCCCTCTACGCACTAGGTCTGATTCATGCCAATCATGGTGAAGGAATCAAACAATTCCTCCGTGAAAGTCTTCGCAACACCAGTGCAGAG GTCATCCAGCATGGTGCATGTTTGGGGCTTGGGCTTGCAGCTTTGGGCACATCAGATGAGGAAATATATGAGGACATAAAGAATGTCCTTTACACAGACAGTGCTGTTGCTGGTGAGGCAGCTGGTATTGGCATGGGCTTGCTCATGGTTGGGACCGCTAGTGAAAAGGCTAGTGAGATGCTTGCTTATGCACATGATACACAGCATGAAAAGATTATAAG GGGTTTGTCACTGGGAATTGCACTGACAGTATATGGCAGAGAAGAGGAAGCAGACACCTTGATTGAACAAATGACTAGAGATCAAGATCCCATATTACGTTATGGTGGTATGTATGCATTGGCTCTAGCCTACAGGGGAACTGCCAACAACAAAGCCATCCACCAGCTGCTGCATTTTGCTGTATCAGATGTCAGTGATGATGTTCGGAGGACTGCAGTTATGGCTCTTGGTTTTGTTCTGTACAATGAGCCCGAGCAG ACTCCAAGAATTGTATCCCTGCTATCTGAATCATACAACCCACATGTTCGCTATGGTGCAGCCTTAGCCGTTGGGATATCATGTGCAGGGTCTGGATTAAGTGATGCAATTTCCTTGTTGGAGCCTCTTACATCAGACGTTGTTGACTTTGTGCGTCAGGGAGCTCTCATTGCCATGGCAATGGTAATGATCCAAACGAATGAATCCTTTGATTCTCGTGTTGGAGCATTTAGGCGTCAGTTGGAGAAGATCATTCTTGACAAACATGAGGACACCATGAGCAAGATGGGTGCCATACTAGCTTCTGGTGTCCTTGATGCTGGTGGTAGGAATGTTACAATCAAGCTCCTTTCAAGAAACAAGCATGACAAACTCACTGCTGTGATTGGTCTTGCCGTTTTCAGTCAGTTCTGGTACTGGTATCCTCTCTTATATTTTATCAGCCTGGCCTTCTCACCAACAGCCTTCATTGGGCTCAACTCTGATTTGAAAGTGCCAAAGTTTGAGTTCCTGTCACATGCTAAACCGTCTCTCTTCGAGTATCCCAAACCGACAACTCAGCAGACTACTACTTCGACAGTGAAACTGCCAACAGCCATTTTGTCAACTTATGCGAAAGCAAAATCTAGGGCAAAGAAGGACGCAGAAAGCAAAGCTAACCAGGAGAAAGCAACAGAGGAGGCTTCTGGTTCTACCTCAAGCAAGGCGGCTAAAGCTCAAGAGAAGGATGCTGATGTCATGCAG GTTGATAATGCCACTGAAAAGAAAGCTCCTGAACCAGAAGCAACGTATCAACTCCTGACGAACCCAGCTCGGGTGATCCCTGCACAGGAGAAGTTCATCAAGTTTCTTGAAAACAGCCGATACGTCCCTGTGAAACCAGCGCCTTCTGGATTCATCCTCCTCCGAGACCTTCAGCCCACTGAGGCCGAGGACCTTGCACTGACCGATGCTCCCACAGCAGTTGGAGGAAGCACCGGCAACACTGCCACAGCTGCAAGCCAACAGGGGTCCGGATCATCTGCCATGGCCGTTGACGACGAGCCACAACCGCCGCAACCCTTTGAGTACTCCTCATAA